From the genome of Capsicum annuum cultivar UCD-10X-F1 chromosome 4, UCD10Xv1.1, whole genome shotgun sequence:
AACTATTGTCTTTATATTATTTGATAGGAGCTTCATTTGGCAGTTACTGAACTGTTGTCAAATGCTGAGCATAAATGGTGTGCTGGATATATATGGCCTAATTGAAAGAAGAAATCGAGAGGTGAAGTGAGGAAGAAAAAAATCTTGCAAGTTGCCAAGACATTATTTGAAGTGTATTTGcaagaaaaaattaatgaaatgagTGAGTCGGGAGATAAAATTatgaaagattttcttaaatacaTCAAATAATCATGGTGTAGGTCTTTGTTTAAAAAATATAGCAGGTGTGAAGTGGTTGAAAACAACATGTGTGAGCCtttcaacaactaaattttgaATCCTAGGTCAAATCAATCATCACTATATTGGAGAAAATAAAAGTCAAAGTCATGTAAAAGATAAATCAAATGAGAGAGTTTTCTGAATGAATCAGTGATGTATCACCAATGATTATGAAAGTTCTTGCAGAGAATGGAGAGTATACAACCAATTGTGAGGTGAGGTTTAATTGTGATATTGACTTTGAGATTGTTGATCCACCATATACACATGTTATTAATGTGAAGGAGAAGATATGTAGTTGTAGATCATAACAACTAAAGAAAATTTCTTGTGCACATGCaattattgcaacatattacaaaGAAGGGGGTGTTGATTCATTTGTTGATTATTGATATACGAAGAAAACGTACCCGAAGGCATACAATAAGTATATTCAACctatgataaataaaaaagatgtgTTCAAAAAGGACAAGACTAGCAATTGAGCCATCCAAAATTACTGTTAGCCAGGAAAATCAAGTAAGAATAGGAAAAAAGATAGTGATAAGCCTGTTAAGAAGAAGAAGTTGAAAAAGGctataagaaaggaaaaaatgacTTGTTTTATATGCAAGACTACAAACAAGAAAGGATATCCAACTTTGATAAGtcatactttaatattttttatcaataaattttacttttttttgatgTGCTTTTGACCTTAACATAATGTTTGTAGAAGAATGATCTCACTGATAGTTATGAAATTGCTACAACATCTATAAGTGGCAATAATCAAGTATAGTTGCAACACCAAGTGTGACACACCTACCACCGATACCTCAACATTTAGTGTCAGGCCTGCAAATACTTCAGCAAATGGTAAGAGGTCTGCAAATGCTACATCAACAGGATGAAGGCCTCCCAATGCCACAATAGCTGGAAGAAGGCCTGCATGTTACATCAGCTGATGTGAGGCTTAGAACTTCCTTAACAACTGATTTGAGGCCTGCAACTACCGTGAGGCCTACAACCACTTCTGCAGTATCTAAAATTGTCAAACAACCACTCAACAGTCTATTACTAGTGTTGATGTCCAAAAGAGAGAGGATGGTACAACTTTGAGAGATGGTAGAAATCTTGCatataaaagatcaaaataaaaaaacaaaaacaactaaTTGATATGTTGTTTAGACCAAGTGATAGTATAGTGGAGAGGGTAAGTCTTCTATCATCTAGACACATTTAACTGTATTAATTAGTGCatctttaattaaatttattatttctcaGTCTGAAACTGCTGATAGAGTGTTACACAGTCCAATATTGATTAGTTCAGCTCCAAtcaatattgattttgattacaaaCTAAATGACTAAGGTGAAAAGGTGCAACCACAGTTACTTAAAGACAACTACAAAAAACGTTACAGAAGATTAAAATCTTCAACAATCACTCAAGCCACAACAAACACTCAAACCATAACAAACACTTATGCCAACAAGAACCAGTCCACACCAAACACTCAAGGCAGTTCAGACCCATAGTAGTAGATTTCTCTTTGTGTAGCTTAATTGCTAATTTTTTAAAGCTTTTTAATTTTAAGTATtgttaagataagtgttaataAACTTTTGATGCATTTTTCTGTGATGGTGTTTTAAGACAAgtatttatgaataattattGTTAAGTCTATCTTGTTTTTTGTGTTGGCAAAATGATGTTTgtcattcaatttcaatttcatcattatcattatacaTTGCAACTACAAATTAAGACATCTTAAATACATCAACTAGAAATCAAATGACAACAATGATGATAACAGTGATATCAATACTAATACTTGATCTCCCATCCTTTAGATGCCTTCCATTTCTTTCATGCCTTTCTTGTCTTCTATgtctttctttactttcttgcTCTAAATTTGTTGATGAATTGTGTTATGTAGTACTGTTTATTCATATCAGCCCATCGAAAGAATCACAAACATTATTAGTTATATATTTTTGATAGCCTCAAAATATTCTTTTGAAATTAGTTGGTGTCCTTGACATCTTAATTTCAACATGAAACCCACAATATCATGGtgaaataaaatacacaaaaaaaattagagtaaaattaaacttaaaatgcACGGAAAAAAAAGTACAACGACAACGGAAAAAATTAAAGGACAAGAAATATTAAAAGAGAAGATcgacaaaaaaggaaaaaaagacacAAATTGATCGAGTAATAGTGTTGAAAGCAAATGAGGAAGAAGGGCTAATATAAGCACTACTTTTTTATGTGTATCATACACTCCTATGTGATTTATGCTATACAGAATGTCAcgtcaaataaaattttcaaaagttaTTCTAATGGATTGAAAGGTTCAAATAACAAAAAGTTAAGTAAAAGTGTTTACTTTATAAATTCAAGTAAGTATAAAGTTTATTTGATCATTTCACCagcaaacataataattttttcttttattttttaaacttccgTGCTCGATCAAATGATGGCACATACATTGACAAAGAATGTCCAAACACACCCTAACAATAGCTTCTAGTAGTTTTAAGTTAATTTATGGAACAAAAAACAAATTGGGTGTGTGAAAAATATCGAAATTGGCGCCGCTTTTCTCTGCTtcccttttctctctctctacaaGCCCCCCTTTCTCTTTCTTCTGAAAATTGTCAACCCAGATTTCAAATCCAATAAGGCCAAATAAATtctgttaattaattaattaatttcccTTTCACCATGTCTATTCGTAGAAGAACCTTGCTTAAAGTTATCGTCCTTGGCGATAGTGGGTATGATccccctttttccttttttttaatttttttaataacaatttctgaattttgtgATTCCAGACTAGtcatttttgcaatttttttttgagtataTAGTATACAGTGCTAATATAAATTTTCTGTTTCTCAGGGTTGGTAAAACGTCATTAATGAATCAGTATCCTTTTCTACCACATTCCTCTTAATTGTTTGAGGTcaagcttaatttttttttaattgggttTTACAAGTATTTAAGTTTTGTATTATTAGCTGTTTTTTTAGAATTTAGCTAATTTGTAGTTAGtcactttttttttgaaaaattaatggcACTGGAAATATctgtttgtgtttttgttttgggCTCTTTTATTTACTGTTAATATTTGTTTTTAGGACGTTTCCTTTTTAACTTAGCCTCAGCTGAGCATCTATGCCGTCCAACTTTGGGTGTgtacaagtagacacttaaactatcataaaattgaacaagtagacacatgcAACATGTAAAATGCGTGCATCTCACGTGATTTGCCATGTAGGATGGGTGTGTTTCTTGTTCAACTTTATGATAGTTTAAGTGGCTACTTTAGATGCTAGCTGAGGCCAAGTTAAAGGGCGTATATATGTATTATCTCTTGTTTTTGTCACTGTTTATGGGTGCATTATGTTTTTTAAAAGTAATTGTGAATGTGGGTCTTTGACTATCAACAAAGATATGTACACAAGAAGTTCAGTCAGCAATATAAAGCTACAATTGGAGCTGATTTCGTGACGAAGGAGCTTCAAATTGATGACAGGCTTGTTACACTCCAAGTGGGTTTTTTTGGATATTGATATGTGAAAAATGTTCTGATGTTTATGTGCTTTAAATGCTTATGAGTAGCTGAACAGATTATGCATTTGGTTAATGTGTCTGTATTTTGGTTTGGTAGATATGGGATACGGCTGGCCAAGAGAGATTCCAGAGTCTTGGAGTTGCGTTTTATAGAGGTGCAGATTGCTGTGTTTTGGTCTATGACGTCAATGTAATGCGATCCTTTGATAACCTTGACAATTGGCATGAAGAATTTCTAAAACAGGTTGGCTGATTATTCTCCGTGGATTCATTTCTTTCAGTGGTATTTTCTTGTTTAGTGGTTTAGGATATCCTGACTGCATTTTACATTGCTAAGAGTCATGTTATCAAAAAGTAGGCAAACACCCCCGAGACGCTTAGGACAGACATTTGAATCCAGATGGGGGTTATTTTCCGTATTTTGATTAGGGGCTAGAACTAATTTTAGGCGCATTGTTTGTTCTGCTGGTATTGTGAAACTCACAAGCAACTTATAATGAAGAGACCAAGAAATAAAGGTACATACATACATTTAGGAATTAAACTGGGAATTGCAGAATGTCCTAAAAGATTGCATTTCTTAGATTAAACTGGTTATCTGTTAGTAGAAATGCCCTTCATCTTCTAAACTACACGTCCTCTTTTGCTTAAGCATGAAGAAGATTTGTGAACTGATGAAGAGAGAAAGGTAGAACAGGAAGAGCAATAAATGCTAATTGTTGTTGCAGGTGCATCAATCATAGTCTTGTTAGGCTGCATAGGTCAGTTGGCTATCCATAGTCTTCCGAATAAGTGGGGAACATGTAAATGTGTAATGCTTTTCGACATGAAGAATGTGCAAGTCTGTGAGATGATTGGACAAGCTTACAAAGAAGGTTTTATAGGCAAAATATAGTTAATGCTGCTATTAGAAGATGGGGGAAGTCAGAATTGAAAAAGCAATGTAGGAACTAGCTGTGCCGTCATAAAGAACCtctaaaaatggaaaaaggacaTTTGTCAACTTTTTCATTtagattacaacaacaactacGCCTCCGTCCCAAACAAGTTGGGGTCAGCTACATGAATAAACTCATTTCATATCAGCATCATACTATATAAAATAAACGTGAAAAAATtagttaattatatataaataatataacaatcattttattaattattataataatattaacaactctaataataataatgataatagtaTTAAAGTTAGATTATTTGGCAATAAAGCTTTACTCTTGTTGTCGTGTATATGTAAAAAATGGGAATACATGAGTATGCAAACATAATTATAGAAAACCAAACAATACGGAGCAGCGTCTAATTTAAAGATCTCCCCGCAGATGAAACAATGTGCCATTTCTCTGATATGGTAGAGGTAACAAAGAATGTATGTCTTGCCGGTGACAAGACTAAGCGTCAATCCCAAGGAAGTTGGGGTTGGTCATATGAATTCTTGAGTTTGTCCTATATTATgtacaataaaaataaagatatagagAAGTAGAATTCAAATTCTCTATTGTTTCTAGTGTGTAAATTGCTGACAAAACTAAAAGTCTATTTCTAATATGAGATTCTGATTGGGTTAAAAGACTCCTAGAAAATATTGAACCTAAAATAAACATTGGCATTGCTTATGCAGATCTATTTCTTCCATTGTGGCCCGTTTTTTGCTAGGTCTGCATTGATTTCAAGAGTAATTAATTTAAGCATAACGTAGTGTATTTTATAGAAGGAGCCCATTCCTGCAAGTTTTTCCTGTTTATGAACCTGATACATAAAGGATTTGGGATTATGCTGTGCATCTATAGTATTTCACATATAAGTCTATACATTCAAATCTTGATTGGACTACTTCTGTTGTAATTTTGGCATATTTGATCATTTCCTCATGCAAATATTGTCTTGTTGATTGTCGAATTAAGATTAGTTATGTGTTCTATGTTAACcgacataatttattgatatgcaGGCTAATCCGCCAGACCCTAAAACATTTCCGTTCATATTACTGGGGAACAAGATTGATATAGATGGTGGAAATAGCCGAGTGGTAAGGCAATGATAGTGGTGGACTTTTCAAATCATGGTCTTTGCATTTTGTGTAACACTTGCTTTTGATTGATCTTCTATGGAAGTTTCCCTTtttacaatatgtgttctctcTGCAATAATTGTGATTGATTTGTCTTTTGCATGCTGAACAGGTTTCTGAGAAGAAAGCAAAGGAGTGGTGTGCTTCAAAAGGGATTCCTTACTTTGAGACATCAGCAAAAGAGGATATAAATGTTGATGCTGCATTCTTGTCTATAGCAAAAACTGCTTTGGCCAATGAGCACGAGCAGGATATGTGAGTTTTTGTGAATTTTCACGAGTATAAGCAAATTATTGTTGTTTGTTGCTTACATACCTTGGAACTTAGCGGTAATAATAAGATGAGCTAATTCGAGGGATGAGCCCGAAGATGTTAAGTGAATTTATTCTAACATGTGACCCCTCGAACGTACAAGAATGTTTGCTGGCGGAGTACGATGAAACTAATAAGGGAGGTACTCAGGATTTAAAAATTTTCTGGAAAGGTGTGTTGATACAACGGAAGTCTCTTTTCAGGATAATGTTTTTCATGAGAAAGTCATTTTCTGATTTTCAGTTGGCAGAAATACATACCAAGGAAAAAATGACCTACCTAACTTATGGGCAGAAGTGATTTACCCTACATCTATCTAGGCTTTTAACTTTATATTACTTGCTTCAACTAACACttagatattttttcttaaatcttaATACTCAAAATCTCATCATAACACTTTCAgatttattattctttaataatattttttccaaaaaaaaatactttcacTTATAAACCGAACACCAAATGTGTTTTCCAAGAGGATTTTCCTTGGAAAATGACCTGTGTCATACTAAACATACTTGAAATGTTTGTTGATTTTGACAAGATGcttgttttggttttgttttctcaaaaatttttatagaagaaaaaggcaaaacatattaaaatcaaaaactaaaaaacagGCTAAGAGTTGTTTTAGGTTCAGGCTGATCATTGTAACTTTGAAACAACAACTATTCTTAcacgtttttttttcttttattccacgtAACATTTCCAGGAAGTTTCTCGTAAAAACATTTCCGAGAAAAACTGTCCAAGGTCCATCTAAGAAACTCTCTTCTTGTTGCATGCAAAAGATATCTCTTTAGTCATAGAGCTTCTCCTACTTTCATGTCAAGCTTATGATGacaaccacattcaaaattatgCAGGAGAGAGTTATATTGAAGGTTAGACTAGTAGACATTAGATTATCTCTTGTAAGGTTAGGTTATTTCAAGTGTAAAATCCATTAGTGGCAGAAAATGTGGCAACAGGATTGTGAAGTCAGTGATAAGATGCTAAAAGTTGTCTAACAAGACGATTGTAGACAGATATTTTTTTGTTCAGTTACTTGGCAAGGAATTCTTTTCCTTCTAGTTTAGTTTCGATAAGTAGCAGGGTAAACCCTTTTCTGTTTCATTTGTTTTGGTGTTATAAGGaaattctgttttttttttgACACTGGTAACTTGTtataaggaaaatctttttttgataaCCATTGTTATAAGGAAGTTTTATTTGTTCTAGAATTCAATATTTGGAAAGCGTGGTGTATACGTTATATCATATTATTTGTAAACCCAGCACTATCTGGtgtattttagtatattttgtttttatatatcaAAAAGAAAGAGTAGTAGCATAGTATTTTATAGCTTATTTATAAGTTAGGAGGAGTCTTTTGGATGCTGCTTTgctgtttattttatttaagtcGTCTTGAAACACCTTTGTCCATTAGATAAGCAGTATAGTATTTTGTAGTTACCCCTTAACACCTACTTGGTGTTGGTGATATAGAGACaaatatttacatataaaaaGATCTgcgcatatttttttttttttggggggggaaTCGGTAACTCACATAGTGGTTTGTTTTGAGAATCACTTTATGGtcatttgttctttttttcctttgtgaagacataaaatataaaatcagaGTTAATATGAGATGAATCTTCAACACTGCATGGCAATGATAATGTTTTGCAAGAAAGTCTTTTCCAGTAGACCACAATTGGTGGTTAGGgctttaaatcatggaaaaacatTAAATGGGtctaaagcataaacaatgcCTTGGGGAAGAATAGGTGGGTGGGATAAAACTTTTCAGAAAGTTGTGTTTGTCGGCCTTTTGTAAGCGAAATGTTTGACAGAAGCTAATTTTGATCTATTGCACATATAGACGAAGAGCAAGGCCTTGCTAGAGTTCTTCTGAAGGTTGGAACATCTATCATGCTAGGCAGAAGAATAAATTGCTTAGGTGGTAAATCTGGAATAGCTCAGGACACTGCTTCTCTTGCGACGTCTCtgtgaatttttttattgaatcaGGTACAGGTAATATTATTAAAAGAGTGTTCCAGGGGAAGTACAAGAGATCAGAATTTACAATTTCCCTATCGACTCAATGAgcccgaaaaatccaaaaaatgcgAAATCTTCTGTAGAATGTTTTTACAtcaaaaatatagattttgtaGACAGTTAAACTTTACAACGGGAATATGTTTATTCTTCCTTCAAAgcttctgcttttttttttttttttttcttttgaagctTCACGGTTTAATTGTCCAACTGATGCACATAGCGATAGTCTTCCAAgtctcaagaacaacaacaacgtaCTGAGTGTGACCCtgtagggtggggtggggggtctggggagggtggaGTGTACGAGACCTTGCCTCTACCTTGGGGAGTTAGAGCGGCTGATTccgaaagaccctcggctcaagtgctGCAATTCAAAGTATATACGAAAAAACAATATCAACAGTGAAAATTGACACTTTCAAGCCTCTGTTTATCTATTGCTTACCTTCTGCTCTGGCAAGCATATTATGGTCTTCTTTACATCCTGTGGCCTGCTTTACTCCAAACAGGTTTGGAAAAAAGACAAAATCTGTCagataaaactaaagagaaaaaatatatgacAGCTGCTCCCCAGGGAACTATTGCAAAGAAACACCTGTTACTAGTGAAAGATCCCTTCTAGAGTAGGGACAGCACTGCCTGCTGCTTTCTCCACAGGTCATTCGGTGCATTTGACATAGAAATTTGGTGAACTGTGATAGAATGGACACTTCAGTAGAAAATGAGTTCCTCTAACGGTCTACTGAATGTCATGGATATGAAAGAAGACATATTTCTAATTATGCAT
Proteins encoded in this window:
- the LOC107855593 gene encoding ras-related protein Rab7 — encoded protein: MSIRRRTLLKVIVLGDSGVGKTSLMNQYVHKKFSQQYKATIGADFVTKELQIDDRLVTLQIWDTAGQERFQSLGVAFYRGADCCVLVYDVNVMRSFDNLDNWHEEFLKQANPPDPKTFPFILLGNKIDIDGGNSRVVSEKKAKEWCASKGIPYFETSAKEDINVDAAFLSIAKTALANEHEQDIYFQGIPEAVSETEQRGGCAC